A genomic window from Vitis riparia cultivar Riparia Gloire de Montpellier isolate 1030 chromosome 16, EGFV_Vit.rip_1.0, whole genome shotgun sequence includes:
- the LOC117932877 gene encoding protein CDI-like, producing MSLVSNGKGNLDCNGTVKPFKIFVGYDPREDLAYEVCCHSLLKRSSIPIEITPIKQSDLRKSGLYWRERGQTESTEFSFSRFLTPYLANYEGWAMFVDCDFLYLGDIKELRDLVDDNYAMMCVQHDYTPKEKTKMDGVVQTVYPRKNWSSMVLYNCGHPKNRVLTPDVVNSQTGAFLHRFQWLEDHEIGSIPFVWNFLVGHNKAEENDPSTFPKAIHYTLGGPWFEAWKDCEFGDLWLNEMEEYKKEANKKTEN from the coding sequence ATGAGTTTGGTCAGTAATGGAAAGGGTAACCTGGATTGTAATGGTACAGTCAAACCCTTTAAGATCTTTGTGGGTTATGATCCCCGTGAAGATCTAGCCTATGAAGTCTGTTGCCATTCGCTTCTGAAACGATCTTCAATCCCCATCGAGATCACACCGATAAAACAATCTGATCTGAGGAAGAGTGGGTTGTATTGGCGCGAGAGAGGCCAAACTGAGAGCACTGAGTTCTCATTTTCGCGCTTCTTGACACCATACCTGGCGAACTATGAGGGTTGGGCAATGTTTGTAGATTGTGATTTCCTATACTTGGGTGACATTAAGGAGTTGCGGGATTTGGTTGATGATAACTACGCGATGATGTGCGTTCAGCATGATTACACCCCCAAGGAGAAGACGAAAATGGATGGAGTCGTGCAGACAGTTTACCCTAGGAAGAACTGGTCTTCAATGGTGTTGTATAACTGTGGGCACCCAAAGAACAGGGTGTTGACCCCAGATGTAGTGAATTCTCAGACTGGTGCCTTCCTCCACAGGTTTCAGTGGCTCGAGGATCATGAAATTGGGTCAATTCCATTTGTATGGAACTTCCTCGTAGGGCATAATAAGGCCGAGGAGAATGATCCATCAACATTCCCCAAAGCCATACATTACACACTTGGGGGGCCATGGTTTGAGGCTTGGAAGGACTGTGAGTTTGGGGACCTGTGGTTGAATGAAATGGAGGAGTACAAGAAGGAAGCAAACAAGAAAACCGAAAACTAA